The DNA window TTGTTTTGCGCCGGCGCAAGCCGGGGAAAGGAGAAGAGATATGGCGATAATGATCGGACACGCAAGCATAAGCGAAAAAGGGACCATCGAGGGGGCGAAAGGCGACAGCACCGGGAAAGAGGTCTGCACCAGGGCCTGGTACAGCAAGCCCTGGGGCTACATGGCAATACACCCAGATCCGGACGTCCGGGAGCGGCACGCCAAGGCGGTAGAGGCGGCCTGTGCGAACAATGCGATCGGGTACGGTCAGTCTGACAGGAATACCCTGAACGCCCAAGCGAAGAAGGTGGATTATGATTTATCCAGGATCAAAACGAAGTGTAACTGTGACTGCTCATCATTGCAAAACGTAGCTGCGGTGGCCGCCGGAGCGCAGGGAGTGACATACGGCAGCAATGGATGGACCACATCCTCCATGCGGGCAGCATTGGAAAAAGCCGGTTATAAGATCATCACGGCCAGCGCATACCTGAAGAGCTCTGCCTATTGCGTACGCGGGGCGATCTATGTCAAGGCCGGCTCTCACACGGTCTGCGGACTGAGTAACGGATCAAAGGCCAGCCAGACGCTGAAAAAGGCTGGGGCCTCCGGAAGCACCGCATCCGGTGCGGACGAGGCTCGGATCCTGAAGCGGGGGATGACCGGGGAGGATGTTAAGGACATGCAGCGGGATCTGATCGCGGCGGGGTATAGCTGCGGACCGGATGGGGCAGACGGAGATTTCGGCGCCAATACCGAGGCGGCGCTGAAGGAATTCCAGGCGGATCATGGCCTGGAGGTAGACGGCCAGTACGGGCCGCTCAGTAAGGCCAAGTTGGAGGGGGCCGGCGGGAGCACAGGCGGCAAGGCGGAAGCGGCAAAAAGTTTTGACAAGTCTCTGGCCGGGACATACACAGTAAATACTAAGACAGATCCGCTCACGCTGAGAGCTGGAGCTGGGACAAGCAAAAAGAGACTGACCAGTATGCCCAAGGGCGCAAGGGTACAGTGCTATGGTTATTATACTGATACTTCGTCCGGCCGGTGGCTATATGTGGTGTATGATGGAGTAACAGGATTTGCCTCCGGCGAGTACCTCAAAAAGCAGTAAAAAATAACCCCGGAGTTACGGCTCCGGGGTGTTTTAGGCCTCTGGAAGGATGTATATTTTTCCTTTTCGATTACGGCCCATAATTTTCCCTTGCCTCTTAATGAGTCTCTGAACCCTGTTGAATTGTTGGATAGTTATGATCCGGGGGTGAATTCCCTTATACAGTTCTCCGTGGAATAGGTTCCAGCCCGCATAGATAGGGCGGGTCAGTATCTTTTCGATGTGCCAGGCAGTCAGATATCCACCGCGTTTTCCACGTATGTCGAGCTGGTCGCAGATGTGCTCAAGTTCGATAAGGCTTTTCCTCGCTTCATAAGAATCGTATAGATAGCGGACTACTTTGGCTTCTGCGGCATTGATCTTGAGTGAATCCTTACTGTCCAGATCATAGCCAAGAATATAGCTGCAGGTCCGTTTTCCCTGTTTGGCGCGCTCTGCCATAGCGAGAATGACATTTTCGGCTATGACCTCACGCTCAAACTGCGCGACTGTCCCAAGCATGGATCGGATCATCCTTCCGGCCGGTGTCGTGCTGTCGAAAGCCTCAGAATAGCTGATCAGGGATACCCCTTTCTTATCGAGCAGATCACACGTGGCTGTAAGATCAGCAAGGTTGCGGGAAAATCGAGTGAGCTTCCAGACCAAGATTCCGTCAAACTTTCCAGCCATTGCGTCATTGATCAGAGATATCATTCCGGGCCGGTGGCAGATATCCTTGGCGCTTATGCCTTCATCCCGATAGATGTCATAGATCATATAATTTTTTGCCTTGCAGTAATCTGTGAGCAGCCGTTCTTGCGCGGCGAGAGAGTGCCCATCCATGGCCTGTTCGATTGTGCTCACTCGTATGTAGAGGGCTAATATTTTCAGATACTTCATGGGCGTCACCTACTTTCTTCTGTCCTCTGCATTTTCCGGGCTTGGAACCGGCTTCGGCTGCATTACAGCGCCGGATCGTGTCCGGCTTAATCGTCATAACATTCAATGTTTACGATTTTCCTGTTTCCTTTTCTTTTTCTGAATATTTCAATCGCCTTTTCTTTGTTCTCGGCCTTTATGTATAGCTCTGTTATAACAACATTGAACCAATACACAAACCTATATGTCTTCATATCTTTTCCTTTCTCCCGGCTTTACCCGGCCGGGGCGGGATGAATCTAACAGAGTGTAGATAACTCAAACACTTCTTTTACGGTTACCGTTTTAGGTGCGGCGAGCCTGAGAGCATTCTGGGCAAACACCTTTTTACTTT is part of the Lachnospiraceae bacterium KGMB03038 genome and encodes:
- a CDS encoding recombinase family protein, with product MKYLKILALYIRVSTIEQAMDGHSLAAQERLLTDYCKAKNYMIYDIYRDEGISAKDICHRPGMISLINDAMAGKFDGILVWKLTRFSRNLADLTATCDLLDKKGVSLISYSEAFDSTTPAGRMIRSMLGTVAQFEREVIAENVILAMAERAKQGKRTCSYILGYDLDSKDSLKINAAEAKVVRYLYDSYEARKSLIELEHICDQLDIRGKRGGYLTAWHIEKILTRPIYAGWNLFHGELYKGIHPRIITIQQFNRVQRLIKRQGKIMGRNRKGKIYILPEA
- a CDS encoding SH3 domain-containing protein; translated protein: MAIMIGHASISEKGTIEGAKGDSTGKEVCTRAWYSKPWGYMAIHPDPDVRERHAKAVEAACANNAIGYGQSDRNTLNAQAKKVDYDLSRIKTKCNCDCSSLQNVAAVAAGAQGVTYGSNGWTTSSMRAALEKAGYKIITASAYLKSSAYCVRGAIYVKAGSHTVCGLSNGSKASQTLKKAGASGSTASGADEARILKRGMTGEDVKDMQRDLIAAGYSCGPDGADGDFGANTEAALKEFQADHGLEVDGQYGPLSKAKLEGAGGSTGGKAEAAKSFDKSLAGTYTVNTKTDPLTLRAGAGTSKKRLTSMPKGARVQCYGYYTDTSSGRWLYVVYDGVTGFASGEYLKKQ